The Candidatus Zixiibacteriota bacterium genome has a segment encoding these proteins:
- the flgG gene encoding flagellar basal-body rod protein FlgG: MIKALRTAATGMAAQQMNVDNIANNLANVNTTGFKKTNLEFQDVLYQNYRRAGAASAVGSRVPTGLAIGYGTRPAATVRQFTTGDMQQSGNPLDVAIRGDGFFQITQLDGTIAYTRDGAFKLTADGQLVTSDGYFLEPEITVPEDATSISIGADGTVEVLQFGQTQPVQIGQIELARFVNPAGLAAIGRNLMVQTVASGDPITDVPGQQGLGTLDQGYLEGSNVSVVDEMVNMIVAQRAYELNSKAIQTSDDMAQIANQLKR; this comes from the coding sequence ATGATAAAAGCACTTCGCACAGCCGCGACCGGTATGGCGGCGCAGCAGATGAACGTTGACAACATCGCCAACAATCTGGCCAACGTCAACACCACCGGATTCAAGAAGACGAATCTCGAGTTTCAGGACGTTTTGTATCAGAACTACCGGCGCGCCGGCGCGGCGTCGGCGGTCGGATCGCGCGTGCCCACGGGGCTGGCGATCGGCTACGGCACGCGACCCGCAGCGACCGTTCGGCAGTTCACCACCGGCGACATGCAGCAGTCGGGCAACCCGCTCGACGTGGCGATCCGAGGCGACGGGTTTTTCCAGATAACGCAGCTCGACGGCACGATCGCCTACACGCGCGACGGTGCGTTCAAACTCACCGCAGACGGGCAGCTGGTTACCTCGGACGGGTATTTCCTCGAGCCGGAGATAACGGTACCGGAAGACGCGACATCGATTTCGATCGGCGCCGACGGTACGGTGGAGGTGCTGCAGTTCGGACAGACCCAGCCGGTGCAGATCGGGCAGATCGAGCTGGCGCGTTTTGTCAACCCGGCCGGTCTGGCGGCCATCGGCCGCAATCTCATGGTACAGACGGTGGCATCGGGGGACCCGATCACCGACGTGCCCGGTCAGCAGGGGCTCGGGACGCTGGATCAGGGCTATCTCGAAGGGTCCAACGTCAGCGTGGTCGATGAGATGGTGAACATGATCGTGGCGCAGCGGGCGTACGAGCTCAATTCCAAGGCCATTCAAACATCTGACGACATGGCACAGATAGCCAACCAATTGAAGAGATAA
- the flgA gene encoding flagellar basal body P-ring formation chaperone FlgA: MERLKKILFWLLILSATYGTTAAGPKEDVVEWVIDSYQLDPQWYEVEVLEGRLDYIERDYSIAVDKPLTQKEPIGLFSVLATVTYQNGTTETVQVRLRIRKFADVVVADDRMSRFDVLSPERLRVERTDITTLREQPLTSTESVAGLRAARNIRRGDILTTGSVEPIPDIEAGRDVTIVYQDGPCTITAMGKALERGCRGETVRVRNVSSGKVITAEIIDNSSVTVTP; encoded by the coding sequence ATGGAACGACTTAAGAAGATTCTGTTCTGGCTGCTCATCCTGAGTGCGACCTACGGCACAACCGCGGCAGGTCCCAAGGAAGACGTGGTCGAGTGGGTGATCGACAGTTACCAACTCGATCCGCAGTGGTACGAGGTGGAGGTGCTGGAAGGGCGGCTCGACTATATCGAGCGCGACTACTCCATTGCAGTCGACAAGCCGCTGACGCAGAAAGAGCCGATCGGACTGTTTTCGGTGCTCGCGACGGTGACGTATCAGAACGGCACGACGGAGACGGTCCAGGTACGGCTTCGCATTCGAAAGTTTGCCGACGTGGTGGTCGCCGACGACCGCATGAGCCGGTTCGACGTGCTGAGTCCGGAGAGACTGCGAGTCGAGCGAACTGACATCACGACCCTTCGCGAACAGCCACTCACGTCGACGGAAAGCGTCGCCGGTCTGCGAGCCGCGCGGAATATTCGTCGCGGCGACATCCTGACGACCGGGTCGGTGGAACCGATTCCGGACATAGAGGCGGGCCGTGACGTGACGATCGTGTATCAGGACGGACCCTGTACGATCACCGCGATGGGAAAAGCGCTGGAGCGCGGCTGCCGGGGAGAGACGGTGCGAGTTCGCAACGTGTCGTCCGGCAAGGTGATCACCGCCGAGATAATCGATAACAGTTCCGTTACCGTGACACCCTAA
- a CDS encoding flagellar basal body L-ring protein FlgH encodes MSVRKILIFVAILLLLPFALRVQGQDFGRGQSLFSDIKAHNVGDIVTILIEEQNRASSQVESKTEKSSDVNTSGGPGVGPILGRIPLFGVSASDDAKFDGKGENLRQGTIQAKITCTVIDKKPNGDLVIEGTRVLGISGDRETITITGVVRERDVTSENTVLSHLIADAEIHYTGKGNASTAARPGFFTRLFNWLF; translated from the coding sequence ATGAGCGTTAGAAAGATACTGATATTCGTCGCGATATTGCTGCTGCTGCCGTTCGCCCTGCGCGTGCAGGGACAGGATTTCGGTCGCGGCCAGTCATTGTTCTCCGATATCAAGGCTCACAATGTCGGTGATATCGTCACCATCCTGATCGAAGAGCAGAACCGCGCATCATCGCAGGTAGAATCCAAGACAGAGAAGTCGAGCGACGTAAACACGTCGGGCGGACCGGGTGTAGGACCGATTCTGGGTCGTATCCCGCTGTTCGGTGTGAGCGCGAGCGACGACGCCAAATTTGACGGCAAAGGTGAAAATCTGAGGCAGGGAACGATCCAGGCCAAAATTACCTGCACCGTCATCGACAAAAAACCGAACGGCGACCTGGTAATAGAAGGGACACGGGTGCTGGGGATTTCCGGCGACCGCGAGACCATCACGATTACCGGAGTGGTCCGGGAGCGCGACGTAACGTCGGAGAATACCGTCCTGTCGCACCTGATCGCAGACGCCGAGATTCATTATACCGGTAAGGGCAACGCCAGCACGGCGGCTCGTCCCGGATTTTTCACCCGCCTGTTCAACTGGCTGTTTTAG
- a CDS encoding flagellar basal body P-ring protein FlgI has product MFAALYSRLVIPIGIPLVIAIVLLLAPSVDGSKVRIKDICTFQDNQEADLIGYGLVIGLDGTGDGNGTQFTTQSLVNMMERMGLTVDRNKVKVKNIAAVMVTARLSSQYTTGSYVDVTVSSLGDASSLQGGTLLLTQLSDPGGTVRATAQGPVSIGGFNVQVDDGNKIVNNYTLVGRVPNGGRIVNPITATPGSEKELHLSLHYPDATTSHRVAERINIKYGLVAYPVDGGTIRVVVPDTLTYPTLRMRFISDIGHLEVVPDQAAKVVINEKTGTIVAGQFVKIEPVAIAHGTITVSIQSRPIISQPSPFSDGETVVTSEPSISVQQDVARVVQLDAAVYLSDVANALNRIGATPRDIVAIFQALKQAGALQADLVIM; this is encoded by the coding sequence ATGTTTGCCGCACTCTACAGCCGGCTGGTGATTCCGATCGGAATTCCGCTTGTAATCGCAATCGTCCTGTTGCTGGCGCCCTCGGTGGACGGATCCAAAGTCCGCATCAAGGACATCTGCACGTTTCAGGACAACCAGGAGGCCGACCTGATCGGCTACGGTCTGGTGATCGGACTCGATGGAACCGGGGACGGGAACGGGACCCAGTTCACGACACAGTCGCTGGTCAACATGATGGAGCGGATGGGTCTGACGGTCGACCGGAACAAGGTCAAAGTCAAAAACATCGCCGCCGTCATGGTTACCGCCCGTCTCAGCAGTCAGTACACGACCGGCTCATATGTCGACGTAACGGTGTCGTCGCTCGGCGACGCCTCGTCGCTGCAGGGCGGTACGCTGCTTTTGACGCAATTGTCCGACCCGGGCGGGACGGTACGAGCAACGGCGCAGGGGCCGGTGTCGATCGGCGGTTTCAACGTGCAGGTCGACGACGGCAACAAGATCGTGAACAACTACACGCTGGTGGGGCGGGTACCCAACGGGGGTCGTATCGTAAATCCGATCACGGCGACTCCGGGCAGCGAAAAAGAGCTTCACCTGTCGCTTCATTATCCGGATGCGACGACATCGCACCGGGTGGCCGAACGCATTAACATCAAGTACGGGCTGGTGGCGTATCCGGTGGACGGCGGGACGATTCGTGTTGTCGTGCCCGATACGCTGACGTATCCGACGCTTCGGATGCGCTTCATCTCCGACATAGGTCATCTGGAGGTGGTGCCGGACCAGGCCGCGAAGGTGGTAATCAACGAGAAGACCGGCACGATCGTGGCCGGGCAATTCGTGAAAATAGAGCCGGTGGCGATCGCGCACGGGACGATCACGGTGAGCATCCAGTCACGGCCGATCATATCGCAGCCATCGCCGTTCAGCGACGGTGAGACGGTGGTGACGTCGGAGCCGAGTATCTCGGTTCAGCAGGATGTTGCGCGGGTGGTGCAGCTCGACGCGGCCGTCTACCTGTCCGATGTCGCCAACGCCCTGAACAGAATCGGCGCGACGCCACGTGATATTGTCGCGATTTTCCAGGCGCTCAAGCAGGCCGGTGCATTACAGGCCGACCTCGTCATCATGTGA
- a CDS encoding transglycosylase SLT domain-containing protein: protein MKAPAITAPPVQTDLERLRGQTGQTAEQEKARLKKATREFEAFFMYELLKTMRKTIPDGTMTEGAPLTGSMGKETFTQMFDMEIGRRIATGGAGSISDMLYRSLEDAIEARFRAADTAARGGPIPLERETAVPIKPEPVPIAKPVRQPIELPSKKEPMPVESPAKQSSTDVIRSRFGDLIDRAAEEHNLDSALIASVIRVESEGDPAAVSPAGAKGLMQLMDGTAAELGVVDSLDPAQNIEGGSRYLAAMLKRFGDVRLALAAYNAGPGAVERFDGVPPFRETREYVEKVTRLLDQTRSTDRSTAR, encoded by the coding sequence ATGAAAGCTCCAGCGATAACAGCCCCGCCGGTCCAGACCGACCTGGAGCGACTCCGCGGCCAGACGGGTCAGACGGCCGAGCAGGAAAAGGCGCGTTTGAAAAAGGCGACGCGCGAGTTCGAGGCCTTTTTCATGTACGAGCTGCTGAAGACGATGCGCAAGACGATCCCCGACGGCACGATGACGGAGGGGGCGCCGCTGACCGGTTCGATGGGCAAGGAGACATTCACGCAGATGTTCGATATGGAGATCGGTCGGCGGATCGCCACGGGCGGGGCGGGATCGATTTCGGATATGCTGTACCGATCGCTGGAGGACGCGATAGAGGCGCGGTTCCGCGCCGCCGACACGGCAGCGCGAGGCGGGCCTATTCCTCTCGAGCGGGAGACGGCGGTGCCGATCAAGCCCGAGCCGGTCCCGATCGCGAAGCCGGTCCGGCAGCCGATCGAGCTTCCATCCAAAAAGGAACCGATGCCGGTGGAGTCACCGGCGAAGCAATCGTCTACGGATGTCATCAGGAGTCGATTCGGGGATCTGATCGACCGGGCGGCTGAGGAGCACAATCTGGACTCGGCGCTGATCGCATCGGTGATCCGAGTCGAATCGGAGGGTGATCCGGCGGCGGTGTCGCCTGCCGGCGCCAAGGGGCTCATGCAGTTGATGGACGGCACGGCGGCGGAGCTGGGGGTAGTGGATAGTCTCGATCCGGCGCAGAATATAGAGGGTGGGAGCCGCTATCTGGCGGCCATGCTCAAGCGGTTCGGCGACGTTCGGCTGGCGCTGGCCGCCTACAATGCCGGCCCCGGGGCGGTGGAGAGATTCGACGGAGTGCCCCCGTTCAGGGAGACTCGCGAGTACGTCGAGAAAGTCACACGGCTGCTGGATCAAACCCGGTCGACAGACCGAAGCACGGCCCGGTAA
- a CDS encoding flagellar protein FlgN, translating to MVDRLITVISKEAAVFDTYLTLLEQQKDALVSNDLERLNAITARQREVIVQTRLLGAEREKLIEDIRSSRAIDGDLTLSRLLDLVDAAQASQLTRLQELILSLNEQINDVRNTNALLLNKSRESIASLMNLLARIQHPENTYSRAGTGRQSDAAMAVDRRA from the coding sequence ATGGTTGACCGTCTGATCACAGTCATCAGCAAGGAAGCTGCGGTTTTTGACACGTACCTGACGCTTCTCGAGCAGCAAAAAGACGCGCTGGTCTCCAATGACCTCGAGCGTTTGAACGCGATAACGGCGCGGCAGCGTGAAGTGATCGTACAAACGCGGCTGCTCGGCGCCGAGCGCGAGAAGCTGATCGAGGATATCCGGTCGTCGCGCGCAATCGACGGCGATTTGACGTTATCGCGTCTGCTGGATCTGGTCGACGCCGCGCAGGCGTCCCAGTTGACGCGGCTTCAGGAGCTCATCCTTTCTCTCAACGAGCAGATCAACGACGTGCGTAACACTAATGCGTTATTGCTGAACAAGTCGCGGGAGTCGATCGCCAGCCTGATGAACCTGCTGGCGCGCATCCAGCATCCCGAGAACACATACAGCCGCGCCGGGACCGGGCGGCAGAGCGACGCCGCGATGGCGGTCGACAGGAGGGCATGA
- the flgK gene encoding flagellar hook-associated protein FlgK, with protein sequence MPGLMQGLEVGKRALLTHQISLQTIGHNIANVNTPGFTRQRVTVTSTYPEDATFGQIGSGVTATGVRQIRDLFLGTQYREAKKSEGQWGYKSKTLSQIESLFNEPNESSLNDLLNGFFDSWSQLATNSDSSNNRKLVLATANQLINGIRQLAQKLDELRTSVDRDMVTMTKEINQLTREIAGINQQIKSQELGGQTANDLRDQRDLLTDQLAELIDVRVIEKDNGATIVQMGGMALVDGGDSFDIGADLQNRNGQPISQLVWQGTAVQLRNKNGQLAGLIQSRDELIPQYQAQLDELARTLVTEVNAIHALGYGLDGTTGYNFFDPNFTDALTIRISPAITEDINKMAAGLTIDGDNEVALRLSELRNSAVMSNSTQSMNDFYSSLIGTLGVETHEASSFTSNYELLAQQIDNSRQSVQGVSLDEELANLVKYQHAYDAAARVITTMDQALDTVIGSMGIVGR encoded by the coding sequence ATGCCGGGATTGATGCAGGGACTGGAAGTCGGGAAACGCGCGCTGCTGACGCACCAGATATCGCTTCAGACAATCGGTCACAATATCGCCAACGTCAACACGCCGGGCTTCACGCGCCAGCGGGTGACGGTGACCTCGACTTATCCGGAAGACGCCACGTTCGGGCAGATCGGATCCGGGGTGACGGCCACCGGCGTGCGCCAGATTCGGGACCTGTTTCTGGGGACGCAGTACCGCGAGGCCAAGAAATCCGAAGGGCAGTGGGGATATAAAAGCAAGACGCTTTCACAGATCGAGTCGCTGTTCAACGAGCCCAACGAGAGTTCGTTAAACGATCTTCTCAACGGCTTTTTCGATTCGTGGTCGCAGCTGGCGACCAACTCCGATTCATCAAACAACCGCAAGCTCGTCCTCGCGACCGCCAACCAACTGATCAACGGGATCCGGCAGCTGGCGCAGAAGCTGGACGAACTGCGCACCTCGGTCGACCGCGATATGGTGACGATGACCAAGGAGATCAATCAGCTGACGCGGGAGATCGCCGGCATCAACCAGCAGATCAAGTCCCAGGAACTGGGCGGGCAGACCGCGAACGACCTTCGGGACCAGCGCGACCTGTTGACCGATCAGCTCGCCGAGTTGATTGACGTGCGCGTGATCGAGAAGGACAACGGCGCCACGATCGTGCAAATGGGAGGGATGGCGCTGGTGGACGGGGGCGACAGTTTTGATATCGGTGCGGACCTGCAGAACCGCAACGGCCAGCCGATCAGTCAGCTGGTCTGGCAGGGGACGGCGGTCCAGCTTCGCAACAAGAACGGCCAGCTGGCCGGGCTGATACAGTCACGGGACGAGTTGATACCGCAGTACCAGGCCCAGCTGGATGAGCTGGCCCGGACGCTGGTGACGGAGGTCAACGCGATCCACGCGCTCGGTTACGGCCTGGACGGCACGACCGGATACAATTTTTTCGATCCGAATTTCACGGACGCGCTGACAATCCGGATCAGCCCCGCCATAACCGAGGACATCAACAAGATGGCGGCGGGACTGACGATCGACGGCGACAACGAAGTCGCGCTGCGGCTCTCGGAACTGCGCAACAGCGCCGTCATGAGCAACAGCACCCAGTCGATGAATGATTTTTACAGCAGCCTGATAGGGACGTTGGGCGTGGAAACCCACGAGGCGAGTTCGTTCACGAGCAACTACGAGCTGCTGGCCCAGCAGATCGATAACAGCCGGCAGTCGGTGCAGGGCGTATCGCTGGACGAGGAGTTGGCCAACCTGGTCAAGTACCAGCATGCGTACGACGCCGCGGCGCGGGTGATAACGACGATGGACCAGGCGCTCGATACGGTGATCGGCTCGATGGGAATCGTGGGACGATAG